The Aequorivita sublithincola DSM 14238 genome window below encodes:
- a CDS encoding TetR family transcriptional regulator C-terminal domain-containing protein, giving the protein MATVIKKSPAPKKKALKNTINKDKIISLYMESVLMNEKTPKSVFKFCKEHNFEEAVFYEHFGSFEGLQMEIWNSFYRKTILLANNDEAFPNYSNQEKMLTFFYTFFELLTLNRSYVLFTLKEHQNMMKNLSQLKGLRKDIKHFAAELIRDNNEDKKLKVLTQSVTVFSEGAWLQTLFLLKYWMDDNSAGFENTDVAIEKSVRAIFDVFDTKPLESVLDFGKFLWKEKMM; this is encoded by the coding sequence ATGGCAACTGTAATAAAAAAATCTCCAGCACCTAAAAAAAAGGCTCTAAAGAATACTATTAATAAGGATAAAATAATTTCGCTTTATATGGAATCGGTTCTTATGAACGAAAAAACGCCGAAAAGTGTTTTTAAATTCTGCAAAGAACACAATTTTGAAGAAGCCGTTTTTTACGAACACTTTGGTTCTTTTGAAGGCTTGCAAATGGAGATTTGGAATTCCTTTTATAGAAAAACTATTCTGCTGGCGAATAACGACGAAGCTTTTCCGAATTATTCCAACCAAGAGAAAATGCTTACGTTTTTCTATACTTTCTTTGAATTACTCACATTAAACCGAAGCTACGTTCTTTTCACTTTAAAAGAACATCAAAATATGATGAAAAATTTGAGTCAGTTAAAAGGACTTCGAAAAGACATAAAACACTTTGCAGCTGAACTGATTCGTGATAATAACGAAGACAAAAAGCTTAAAGTTTTAACACAATCGGTAACCGTTTTTTCTGAAGGCGCTTGGTTGCAAACACTATTCTTACTAAAATATTGGATGGACGATAATTCTGCTGGTTTTGAAAATACAGATGTGGCCATTGAAAAATCGGTGCGTGCAATTTTTGACGTTTTCGATACCAAACCGCTAGAAAGTGTGTTGGATTTCGGTAAATTTTTATGGAAAGAAAAAATGATGTAA
- a CDS encoding ABC1 kinase family protein, producing the protein MKTIDKIPTNKIQRASKLMTTGVKVGGNYLKYYGKKLVNSEHTKDELNESNAEDIYDSLKNLKGSALKVAQMLSMEKNIMPKAYVEKFSLAQFQVPPLSAPLVRKTFKKYFGDTPESLYDTFNAESVAAASIGQVHKAKKDGKDLAIKIQYPGIAESISSDLAMVKPVAMKMFNIKGKDSDKYFQEVEGKLLEETNYILELKQSEEISLACKNIPNLRFPKYYQELSNERIITMDWMEGQQLSVFVKQNKSIENSQKVGQTLWDFYMFQMHQLKRVHADPHPGNFLVDEDANLIAIDFGCVKTVPDEFYVPYFELAKPENINNPEVFLEKMYALEILKEEDSPEETKFFSELFYEMLSLFTKPFHGETFDFGDEEFFGKIAELSNKYSKDPEIRKMNGNRGSKHFLYINRTFFGLYNLMNDLGAKVEINNYKQYI; encoded by the coding sequence ATGAAGACGATAGACAAAATCCCCACCAATAAAATTCAGCGTGCTTCAAAGTTGATGACCACCGGCGTAAAAGTTGGCGGGAATTATTTGAAGTATTACGGAAAAAAACTTGTAAACTCAGAGCATACAAAAGACGAGTTAAACGAAAGCAATGCCGAAGATATTTACGATAGCTTAAAAAACTTAAAAGGCAGCGCTCTAAAAGTTGCGCAAATGTTGAGCATGGAAAAGAACATTATGCCAAAGGCGTATGTTGAGAAATTTTCGTTGGCTCAGTTTCAAGTGCCGCCACTTTCGGCACCATTGGTACGTAAAACTTTTAAAAAGTATTTTGGAGATACACCAGAAAGTCTTTATGACACTTTTAATGCCGAATCTGTGGCTGCGGCGAGTATTGGCCAAGTGCATAAAGCCAAGAAAGATGGTAAGGATTTAGCAATAAAAATTCAATACCCAGGAATTGCAGAAAGTATTAGCAGTGATTTGGCGATGGTAAAACCCGTTGCAATGAAAATGTTCAATATAAAAGGAAAGGATAGCGATAAATATTTTCAGGAAGTGGAAGGCAAATTGTTGGAAGAAACCAATTATATTTTGGAATTAAAGCAGAGTGAAGAAATTTCTTTAGCTTGTAAAAACATTCCCAATCTAAGATTTCCAAAATATTATCAAGAACTTTCCAACGAGCGAATCATTACAATGGATTGGATGGAAGGTCAACAACTCTCTGTATTTGTGAAGCAGAACAAGAGCATTGAAAATTCGCAAAAAGTAGGGCAGACGCTTTGGGATTTCTATATGTTCCAAATGCACCAGTTAAAACGCGTGCACGCTGATCCGCACCCAGGGAATTTTTTGGTAGATGAAGATGCAAATTTAATTGCTATCGACTTTGGTTGCGTGAAAACCGTTCCCGACGAATTTTATGTGCCTTACTTTGAATTGGCAAAACCTGAAAACATCAATAATCCCGAAGTTTTTTTAGAGAAAATGTATGCTTTGGAAATTCTAAAAGAAGAAGATTCGCCAGAAGAAACAAAATTCTTTTCAGAGTTGTTTTATGAAATGTTGAGTTTGTTTACAAAACCCTTCCACGGCGAAACTTTTGATTTTGGTGATGAGGAATTCTTCGGAAAAATTGCAGAGCTAAGCAATAAATATTCAAAAGATCCAGAAATTCGGAAAATGAACGGAAATCGAGGCTCCAAACATTTCCTTTATATAAACAGGACATTCTTTGGACTTTACAACTTGATGAACGATTTGGGAGCGAAAGTAGAAATCAATAATTATAAACAATACATTTAA
- a CDS encoding 3-oxoacyl-ACP synthase III family protein, with protein sequence MYTSKITGLGYYVPENVVTNDDLSKLMDTNDAWIQERTGIKERRHIKKGDGNSTSVMAVKASTIALERAKLEPNDIDMIVFATLSPDMYFPGGGVEVQEMMGMQTIPALDVRNQCTGFVYALSVADQFIKTGMYKNILVIGSENHSGGLDFSDRGRSVSVIFGDGAGAAVVSRNETGKGGILSTHLHSEGQHKNELSLKGPSTEHWVPQIIAENPQEDIPYYPYMNGQFVFKHAIVRFSEVIQEGLEANNLEVKDISMLIPHQANLRISQFIQHKLKLTDDQVFNNIQKYGNTTAASIPIALTEAWEEGKIKEGDLVVLAAFGSGFTWGSAIIRW encoded by the coding sequence ATGTACACTTCAAAAATTACTGGTTTGGGTTATTACGTACCCGAAAATGTGGTTACTAATGATGATCTTTCAAAACTGATGGACACCAACGACGCTTGGATTCAGGAACGAACAGGTATCAAAGAACGCAGACATATTAAAAAAGGTGATGGCAATTCTACATCCGTTATGGCGGTTAAAGCTTCAACAATCGCCTTAGAACGTGCGAAACTTGAGCCCAATGATATAGATATGATCGTTTTTGCAACACTAAGTCCAGATATGTATTTTCCAGGCGGCGGGGTAGAAGTGCAGGAAATGATGGGAATGCAAACCATTCCAGCTTTGGATGTTCGCAACCAGTGTACTGGTTTTGTGTATGCACTTTCCGTGGCAGACCAGTTTATAAAGACAGGAATGTATAAAAACATTTTAGTGATTGGTAGTGAAAACCACAGTGGAGGTTTGGATTTTTCGGATCGTGGGAGAAGTGTTTCCGTTATTTTTGGTGATGGTGCTGGAGCAGCCGTAGTTTCTAGAAATGAAACAGGAAAAGGAGGAATTCTTTCAACACATCTTCACAGTGAAGGACAACATAAAAACGAACTTTCCCTAAAAGGCCCAAGTACCGAACATTGGGTGCCTCAGATTATTGCTGAAAACCCACAAGAAGATATTCCTTATTATCCTTATATGAACGGCCAATTTGTTTTTAAGCACGCTATTGTTCGTTTCTCTGAAGTTATTCAGGAAGGCTTGGAGGCAAATAATCTTGAAGTAAAAGATATTAGTATGTTAATTCCACATCAGGCCAATCTTCGTATTTCGCAGTTTATTCAGCATAAGTTGAAATTGACAGATGACCAGGTTTTTAATAATATTCAAAAATATGGAAACACAACTGCAGCTTCTATACCAATAGCTTTAACCGAAGCTTGGGAAGAAGGAAAAATTAAAGAAGGAGATTTGGTGGTTTTGGCAGCTTTCGGAAGTGGTTTCACTTGGGGAAGCGCTATAATTAGATGGTAG
- a CDS encoding CoA-binding protein — MKKTLVLGASLNSSRYSNLAINRLVNHGHTVKAVGLREGTVAGLTISTEKEAFENIDTVTLYLNPKRQEEFYDYIVSLKPKRVIFNPGTENPEFYEILQKNNIESEVACTLVLLGTNQY, encoded by the coding sequence TTGAAGAAGACATTAGTACTTGGCGCCAGCCTTAATTCCAGCCGATATTCAAACTTAGCCATTAACCGCTTGGTAAATCACGGACATACTGTCAAAGCTGTTGGTTTGAGAGAAGGAACGGTTGCAGGCCTTACTATTTCAACCGAAAAAGAAGCTTTTGAAAATATCGATACTGTGACGCTTTATTTGAATCCGAAACGTCAGGAAGAATTTTATGATTATATAGTTTCCTTAAAGCCGAAGCGCGTCATTTTCAACCCCGGAACCGAAAACCCTGAATTTTATGAAATACTTCAAAAAAATAATATTGAATCTGAAGTTGCTTGCACTTTAGTTCTTCTGGGAACGAATCAATATTAA
- a CDS encoding sodium:solute symporter, with product MQPLHILLLIVGYFLVLILVSFLTNRGGSNADFFKAGKQSPWYLVAFGMIGASLSGVTFISVPGWVEASKFSYFQVVLGYIVGYAVIGTVLLPLYYRMNLTSIYTYLESRFGTSSYKTGASFFILSRIVGASFRLYLVAVVMQSMIFDDLNIPFWVTVTITILLIWLYTFKSGIKTIVWTDTLQTLFMLVAVGVSVYFVSTDLGLSGSNLFNFIADSDMSQIFFFDDWKSSDHFVKQFISGAFIAIVMTGLDQDMMQKNLTCRNLKDAQKNMFWFTIVLTIVNFVFLVLGLLLTVYAQQNGIDAHKDQLYPTLAMMNEFGIGVAVLFILGLIAAAYSSADSALTALTTSFSIDILEIEKKYDEEKQIRVRKLIHILVSVLLILVIIFFKYVIADASVIAKLFVFAGYTYGPLLGLYAYGLFTKWNVKDKFVPIVAILTPFLGYSISTLSLKYLNFEFGFFILILNGALTFLGLILIRSQKN from the coding sequence ATGCAACCCTTACACATACTGCTCTTAATTGTTGGTTATTTTTTGGTTTTGATTCTTGTTTCTTTTTTAACCAATAGAGGCGGAAGCAACGCAGATTTTTTTAAGGCTGGCAAACAATCGCCTTGGTATTTGGTTGCTTTTGGAATGATTGGGGCTTCGTTAAGCGGAGTGACATTTATTTCAGTTCCTGGTTGGGTGGAAGCTTCAAAATTTAGTTATTTTCAAGTGGTTTTGGGATATATCGTGGGTTATGCGGTTATTGGCACTGTATTGCTACCGCTATATTACAGAATGAATCTTACTTCTATTTATACCTATTTAGAGAGTAGGTTTGGAACGTCTTCCTATAAAACTGGAGCTTCATTCTTTATACTTTCACGAATTGTGGGCGCTAGTTTTAGGCTTTATCTGGTAGCGGTTGTTATGCAAAGTATGATTTTTGATGATCTGAATATCCCTTTTTGGGTCACGGTTACTATTACCATATTATTGATTTGGCTCTATACATTCAAAAGTGGAATAAAAACCATTGTATGGACGGATACGCTTCAAACTCTATTTATGCTTGTAGCTGTTGGGGTTTCGGTGTATTTTGTTTCCACAGATTTAGGATTATCAGGAAGTAATCTATTCAACTTTATTGCGGATAGTGATATGAGTCAAATTTTCTTTTTTGACGATTGGAAATCTAGCGATCATTTTGTGAAACAGTTTATTAGTGGTGCGTTTATAGCGATTGTTATGACTGGTTTAGACCAAGATATGATGCAGAAAAATCTAACTTGCCGCAATTTAAAGGATGCGCAGAAAAACATGTTTTGGTTTACAATTGTTTTAACCATTGTAAATTTTGTGTTTTTGGTTTTAGGACTTTTATTGACAGTTTATGCGCAACAGAACGGAATAGATGCTCACAAAGATCAATTGTACCCTACACTTGCAATGATGAATGAATTTGGGATTGGCGTTGCCGTGCTCTTCATCTTAGGATTGATCGCCGCAGCTTATAGTAGCGCAGATAGTGCTTTAACAGCTTTAACGACTTCATTCAGCATTGATATTCTAGAAATTGAAAAAAAGTATGACGAAGAGAAGCAAATCCGCGTTCGTAAACTAATTCACATTTTGGTATCTGTGCTACTAATTTTGGTGATTATTTTCTTCAAATATGTAATTGCCGATGCATCTGTAATTGCAAAACTGTTTGTATTTGCGGGCTATACCTACGGTCCGCTGTTAGGGTTATATGCCTATGGTCTTTTCACGAAATGGAACGTAAAAGACAAATTTGTGCCCATAGTCGCAATACTAACTCCTTTTTTGGGCTACTCAATAAGCACATTAAGTCTGAAATATTTGAATTTTGAATTCGGCTTCTTCATATTAATATTGAACGGAGCGCTCACTTTCTTAGGCTTAATATTGATTCGTTCCCAGAAGAACTAA
- a CDS encoding T9SS type A sorting domain-containing protein gives MRFKLLLLLALFFGSFTSQAQEYLQMIDDGTYKVQDVIDNAEAYFANRDKGRGTGYKPFKRWEYNALRMVKENGYLPTTEERLTELQRWNAYLNNTAQNRLVLPDNWEELGPKAWNNTSGWNPGVGRITGLAIEEGNINHMIIGANTGGVWRTTDGAQTWTPLCDYFSNLSVYSVAIDPDDANTYFFGSTNGKIFKSTDAGATWNLQGTIGNSIVNKILINPTDTNIMFATAENVGIYRSTDSGANWVKVVSGDNRAYDIEFKPGDLSVVYASGSGFHKSTDGGATFTTIGGFTSGPKMIGVSADDANVVYVLEASGSKFGAFYSSNDSGDSFTKLNHGGLNFFGYDTNGNDNSGQAPRDMGIAVNPTDANEVHIAGLLTWKSSNAGVSFTCTSDWTVQNAAAKNIGYCHSDIDDLQFYGTTLFSISDGGIYKAENTAVVNSTYFEDLTEGLGIRQFYKIGVSQTADVIVSGGSQDNGTSFYTAATGWKDWLGADGMESFISNSNSSIFFGTSQGGQLYRSMNGGNSYININEPGSGSGNWVTPFEQDPTLENTIYVGYDHVYKSSNFGGTWTTISQDFINNLDNLKIAASNNQVMFASTGPFLYRTGDGGATDWIRTTLPGGTINSIAIHPNNSDKIAVATSSNNRVFVSNDGGATWENYKKNLPNFSALALVWDNNGEDGLYLGMDYGIYYIDNTFTDWQPYSNLLPNVIVNELEINNTTNTLYAGTYGRGLWASPLVASTIGIEDVISESTMSIYPNPATSEFTIGLPKSMNAEVRVFDITGKLLIYEAKALISNNHTVDVSSLSSGTYFVRLNTEDGTATKKLLIK, from the coding sequence ATGCGTTTTAAATTACTTCTACTCTTAGCCTTGTTTTTTGGTTCTTTCACCAGTCAGGCGCAGGAATATTTACAAATGATTGATGATGGCACTTATAAAGTGCAGGACGTCATAGACAATGCTGAAGCCTACTTCGCAAACAGAGACAAAGGTCGAGGAACTGGTTACAAACCCTTTAAAAGGTGGGAGTACAACGCCCTTAGAATGGTTAAAGAAAACGGATACCTTCCAACAACTGAAGAGCGTTTAACCGAACTTCAACGTTGGAATGCATATTTAAACAACACTGCCCAAAATCGCTTAGTTCTTCCAGATAACTGGGAAGAACTTGGACCAAAAGCTTGGAACAATACATCCGGTTGGAATCCTGGAGTTGGAAGAATTACAGGTCTTGCAATTGAAGAAGGAAACATCAACCATATGATTATTGGTGCTAATACTGGCGGTGTATGGAGAACTACAGACGGTGCCCAAACTTGGACTCCGCTGTGTGATTATTTCTCAAATCTTTCAGTTTATTCAGTAGCAATAGATCCTGATGATGCGAATACCTATTTTTTCGGTTCTACAAACGGAAAAATATTTAAATCTACAGATGCTGGAGCAACCTGGAATTTACAAGGAACTATAGGAAACAGTATTGTAAATAAGATTCTTATCAATCCAACTGATACTAACATTATGTTCGCAACTGCTGAAAATGTGGGCATCTATAGATCTACTGATAGTGGTGCAAACTGGGTAAAAGTTGTGTCGGGAGATAATAGAGCTTATGATATTGAATTTAAACCTGGAGATCTTTCAGTAGTTTACGCATCAGGAAGTGGTTTTCACAAATCTACCGATGGTGGTGCTACATTTACTACAATTGGAGGTTTCACAAGCGGGCCAAAAATGATTGGAGTTTCTGCGGATGATGCAAACGTTGTTTACGTTTTGGAAGCTTCTGGAAGTAAATTTGGAGCTTTTTATAGTTCAAACGATAGTGGAGATAGCTTCACAAAATTAAATCACGGAGGTCTTAACTTTTTTGGATATGATACCAACGGAAATGATAACAGCGGCCAAGCTCCACGAGATATGGGGATTGCTGTAAACCCAACTGATGCAAACGAAGTTCATATTGCTGGACTTCTTACTTGGAAATCATCAAACGCAGGTGTAAGTTTTACTTGTACCTCAGACTGGACAGTACAAAATGCTGCAGCTAAGAATATAGGATATTGTCATTCAGATATTGATGACCTTCAGTTTTACGGAACTACTTTGTTTTCAATTTCTGATGGAGGTATTTATAAAGCTGAAAATACAGCAGTTGTGAATAGTACCTACTTTGAAGACCTTACGGAAGGTTTAGGAATTCGTCAATTTTATAAAATTGGAGTTTCCCAAACAGCTGATGTTATTGTTTCAGGGGGTTCACAAGACAATGGAACTTCTTTCTACACAGCCGCAACAGGATGGAAAGATTGGTTGGGTGCAGACGGTATGGAATCTTTTATAAGTAACTCTAACAGCAGTATCTTTTTTGGAACAAGTCAAGGTGGGCAATTGTATCGCTCTATGAATGGCGGGAATTCTTATATTAATATAAATGAACCTGGAAGCGGTTCTGGAAACTGGGTAACACCTTTTGAACAAGATCCTACACTAGAAAACACTATATATGTTGGCTATGACCACGTTTATAAATCTTCCAACTTTGGTGGTACTTGGACTACGATTTCACAAGATTTCATAAATAATTTGGACAATTTGAAGATTGCTGCGTCAAACAATCAAGTAATGTTTGCTTCAACAGGCCCGTTCCTATATAGAACTGGAGATGGAGGAGCAACAGACTGGATTAGAACAACATTACCAGGCGGAACTATAAATTCTATAGCTATCCACCCTAATAATTCTGATAAAATAGCCGTAGCAACATCAAGTAACAACCGCGTTTTTGTTTCTAATGACGGAGGAGCTACTTGGGAAAACTATAAAAAGAACCTTCCGAATTTCAGTGCATTAGCTCTTGTGTGGGATAATAATGGTGAAGATGGTTTATATCTAGGAATGGATTACGGAATCTATTATATAGACAACACCTTCACAGATTGGCAGCCATACAGTAACTTATTACCAAACGTAATTGTAAATGAATTGGAGATCAATAACACAACAAATACATTGTATGCTGGGACTTACGGAAGAGGTCTTTGGGCTTCACCATTAGTAGCAAGCACTATTGGTATAGAAGATGTAATTTCTGAAAGCACCATGAGTATTTACCCAAACCCAGCAACTTCAGAATTTACAATTGGATTGCCAAAATCTATGAATGCGGAAGTTAGAGTTTTTGATATCACTGGAAAACTTCTTATTTATGAAGCCAAAGCATTAATATCAAACAATCATACCGTTGATGTTTCATCGCTTTCTTCTGGAACGTATTTTGTTCGTTTGAATACTGAAGATGGAACTGCAACTAAAAAATTGCTTATAAAATAA
- the recR gene encoding recombination mediator RecR, giving the protein MEFSSKLLENAVNEMSQLPGIGKRTALRLVLHMLKQPKEQTQKLASSLTKMREEINFCANCHNISDTKLCEICANPRRDEQLVCVVEDIRDVMAIENTSQYRGHYHVLGGKISPMDGIGPGDLTIPSLVEKVKTGNIRELIFALSSTMEGDTTNFYIYKQIESYSIITTTIARGISVGDELEYADEVTLGRSILHRIPFESSLKSL; this is encoded by the coding sequence ATGGAATTTTCTTCAAAACTTCTTGAAAACGCAGTAAACGAAATGTCTCAACTTCCTGGAATCGGGAAGCGTACAGCTTTGCGTTTAGTGCTTCATATGTTGAAACAGCCAAAGGAGCAAACACAAAAATTGGCATCCAGTTTGACCAAAATGCGCGAGGAAATAAACTTCTGCGCAAACTGCCATAATATTAGTGATACAAAGCTTTGCGAAATATGCGCCAACCCACGCCGTGACGAACAGTTGGTTTGTGTAGTTGAAGATATTCGCGATGTTATGGCAATAGAAAATACAAGTCAATATCGCGGTCATTATCACGTTTTGGGTGGCAAAATTTCGCCAATGGACGGAATTGGTCCGGGTGATTTAACCATTCCTTCTTTAGTTGAAAAAGTAAAAACAGGAAACATTCGTGAACTTATTTTTGCGCTCAGCTCAACTATGGAAGGTGATACCACCAATTTCTACATCTACAAACAAATAGAATCTTACAGCATAATTACAACCACAATTGCTCGTGGAATTTCAGTAGGTGACGAACTTGAGTATGCCGATGAGGTTACGCTAGGACGAAGTATTTTGCATCGAATTCCTTTTGAATCTTCACTAAAAAGCCTGTAG
- a CDS encoding glycosyltransferase family 2 protein: MKLSVVILNYNVRYFLEQCILSVQNAIENLEAEIIVIDNDSKDDSCEMLRRNFPEIILIQNKENVGFSKANNQAVAIAKGEYVCILNPDTAVAEDTFQRAIKYSESVENIGALGVYLMDGTGNFLPESKRNLPTPKVSLFKFSGFSNKYYANNISETAKGEVDILVGAFMLLKRSIYNEVGGFDEDYFMYGEDIDFSYKITKAGYKNHYLGSTTVLHYKGESTKKDDIYFERFYGAMRIFYRKHFNKNLLLESSVSAAVALAKKARKISSDKKKTPTAKVEKSYFFTENVELLEKLSTSIDIVFQLVSKNMHHSIILKNSLFVFDAAYISYEEIFTIMKQLKGNGNLFRILPVGCDFIIGSDQSDEKGGVVVF; this comes from the coding sequence TTGAAGCTATCCGTTGTTATCCTAAATTATAATGTTCGCTATTTTTTAGAGCAGTGCATCCTTTCAGTTCAAAATGCAATCGAAAACTTGGAAGCTGAAATTATTGTAATTGACAATGACTCAAAAGATGATAGTTGTGAAATGTTAAGACGAAATTTCCCCGAAATCATACTTATTCAAAACAAAGAAAACGTTGGTTTCAGCAAAGCAAATAACCAAGCTGTTGCCATAGCAAAAGGGGAATATGTTTGTATTCTAAACCCAGATACTGCCGTTGCTGAAGATACTTTTCAACGAGCAATTAAATATTCTGAAAGCGTTGAAAATATTGGCGCACTTGGCGTTTATTTAATGGATGGCACGGGTAATTTTCTTCCAGAAAGCAAACGAAATTTACCAACCCCAAAAGTATCTTTATTTAAATTTTCTGGCTTTTCGAATAAATATTATGCTAACAATATTTCTGAAACCGCAAAAGGAGAAGTTGACATATTAGTGGGCGCTTTTATGCTATTAAAAAGAAGCATTTACAACGAAGTAGGCGGTTTTGATGAAGACTATTTCATGTATGGAGAAGACATCGATTTCTCCTATAAAATTACAAAAGCTGGTTACAAAAACCATTATTTAGGAAGCACGACCGTACTTCACTATAAAGGCGAAAGCACTAAAAAAGACGATATATATTTTGAACGTTTTTACGGTGCGATGCGAATTTTCTACCGAAAACATTTCAATAAAAACCTGCTATTAGAAAGTTCGGTTTCTGCGGCAGTTGCTTTGGCCAAAAAAGCTCGAAAAATTTCGTCCGACAAAAAAAAGACGCCAACAGCAAAGGTTGAAAAAAGTTATTTCTTCACAGAAAATGTGGAATTGCTCGAAAAACTTTCAACGAGTATAGATATTGTTTTTCAATTGGTTTCAAAAAATATGCACCATTCTATTATTCTAAAAAATAGCTTGTTTGTCTTTGACGCAGCATACATTTCTTATGAAGAAATCTTCACGATAATGAAGCAATTAAAGGGTAACGGCAATCTTTTTAGAATACTTCCAGTGGGTTGTGACTTCATAATAGGAAGCGACCAAAGTGACGAAAAGGGCGGCGTGGTTGTTTTTTAA
- a CDS encoding dihydrolipoamide acetyltransferase family protein → MAKFELKLPKMGESVAEATLTNWLKEVGDTIEADEAVLEIATDKVDSEVPSEVDGVLIEKLFNVDDVIQVGQTIAIIEIAGGSDESPKASTESTPAPEVIKEVEKHVETAKQATHAPIENKGDRFYSPLVKNIAAAEGISQTELDGISGSGKDGRVTKNDILGYVENRSTAKPQPQAVAETKTPETAKPSEPTKPKAAVSVGGDDEIIEMTRMGKLIAHHMVESTQSAAHVQSFIECDVTNIWNWRNKMKTAFAKREGENLTFTPIFMEAVAKALKDFPMMNIAVDGNNIIKRKNINLGMAAALPDGNLIVPVIKNADRLNLLGMSKAVNDLATRARENKLKPDDIQGGTYTVTNVGTFGSIMGTPIINQPQVGILALGAIRKVPAVIETPEGDFIGIRFKMFLSHSYDHRVVNGALGGQFVKRVADYLEDWDVNREI, encoded by the coding sequence ATGGCAAAATTTGAATTGAAACTTCCCAAAATGGGCGAAAGTGTTGCAGAAGCAACCTTAACTAATTGGCTAAAAGAAGTGGGCGACACTATTGAAGCCGATGAAGCTGTGCTTGAAATTGCGACCGACAAGGTGGACAGTGAAGTTCCCAGCGAGGTAGATGGCGTTTTGATTGAAAAACTTTTCAATGTAGATGATGTAATTCAAGTAGGTCAAACCATTGCCATTATTGAAATCGCTGGTGGAAGCGATGAAAGCCCAAAAGCAAGCACTGAAAGCACTCCCGCGCCAGAAGTTATCAAGGAAGTTGAAAAACACGTTGAAACTGCCAAACAAGCAACTCACGCACCAATTGAAAATAAAGGCGATCGTTTCTATTCGCCATTAGTAAAAAATATTGCTGCTGCAGAAGGTATTTCCCAAACAGAACTAGACGGAATATCAGGAAGCGGAAAAGATGGACGTGTTACCAAAAATGATATTTTGGGTTATGTAGAAAATCGTTCAACTGCAAAACCGCAACCGCAAGCTGTTGCTGAAACTAAAACTCCAGAAACAGCAAAACCTTCAGAACCTACAAAACCAAAAGCTGCAGTATCAGTTGGCGGCGATGATGAAATTATTGAAATGACTAGAATGGGCAAATTAATCGCCCATCATATGGTTGAAAGCACGCAAAGCGCTGCGCACGTGCAATCGTTTATAGAATGCGATGTTACCAATATTTGGAATTGGAGAAATAAAATGAAAACTGCCTTCGCTAAACGTGAAGGAGAAAATTTAACCTTCACCCCAATATTTATGGAAGCCGTGGCTAAAGCCTTAAAAGACTTCCCAATGATGAATATTGCTGTAGATGGTAATAATATCATCAAACGTAAAAACATAAACTTAGGTATGGCCGCGGCACTTCCAGACGGAAACCTAATCGTTCCCGTAATCAAAAACGCAGACCGATTGAATTTGCTTGGAATGAGCAAAGCAGTAAACGATCTTGCAACCCGAGCGCGCGAAAACAAATTGAAGCCAGACGATATTCAAGGCGGTACTTATACGGTTACGAACGTTGGAACCTTTGGTAGTATTATGGGAACTCCAATCATTAATCAACCACAAGTAGGTATTCTTGCCTTAGGAGCAATAAGGAAGGTGCCTGCAGTTATTGAAACCCCAGAAGGAGATTTTATTGGTATTCGTTTCAAAATGTTCCTTTCTCACAGTTATGATCACAGAGTTGTAAACGGTGCGTTGGGAGGACAATTCGTGAAGCGTGTTGCTGATTATTTGGAAGATTGGGATGTAAATAGAGAAATCTAA